In Indicator indicator isolate 239-I01 chromosome 29, UM_Iind_1.1, whole genome shotgun sequence, the following are encoded in one genomic region:
- the CBX4 gene encoding E3 SUMO-protein ligase CBX4 → MELPAVGEHVFAVESIEKKRIRKGRVEYLVKWRGWSPKYNTWEPEENILDPRLLIAFQNRERQEQLMGYRKRGPKPKPLVVQLPSFARRSNILTGLQDPAVDNRPKLDLGSSGKSQQHQYELNSKKHHQYQPNGKESSMKHQSHSKGKYYYQLNSKKHHHYQPDPKMYEPHYQPSSKEPQSQACLDSNKSSLVTHPDKWAHGPAKNMLGPVKNLTAESKNGAEKNLSSGTGPPPRDRVTSNGLGSKMKIVKNKNKNGRIVIVMSKYMENGMQAVKIKSGEPPRKRATEERTSKKGGEEKLESWRKPGEERVVVSNTLSKAEGEGQQPDVELEESPRKTPLAKELPLPPTEQPLQLTTKPDLVPWSLSPICEHSPSSMGLNLSSPGARKRCLSEPHAEREPGKKRLTSRSISAPTCLSPPAPERPEPPTPTQPEVILLDSDLDEPIDLRCVKPREESEPALAQVKPEVPPAPAEKPAATEPLQPQEVVEEEEEAESLQEFKPFFGNIIITDVTANCLTVTFKEYVTV, encoded by the exons ATGGAGCTGCCGGCGGTGGGGGAGCACGTCTTCGCGGTGGAGAGCATTGAGAAGAAGCGGATCCGAAAG GGCAGAGTCGAGTACCTGGTGAAATGGAGGGGATGGTCGCCTAA aTATAACACGTGGGAGCCAGAGGAGAACATCCTGGACCCCCGGCTGCTCATCGCCTTCCAGAacag GGAGcggcaggagcagctgatgggatACCGCAAGCGGGGGCCCAAACCAAAGCCTCTGGTCGTGCAG CTTCCTTCCTTCGCCCGCCGCTCAAACATCCTCACGGGGCTGCAGGACCCAGCCGTGGACAACAGGCCCAAGCTGGATCTTGGCTCCTCTGGCaagagccagcagcaccagtaTGAACTGAACAGCAAGAAGCACCACCAGTACCAGCCCAATGGCAAGGAGAGCAGCATGAAGCACCAGTCTCATAGTAAAGGGAAGTATTACTACCAGCTGAACAGCAAGAAGCACCACCACTACCAGCCAGACCCCAAGATGTACGAGCCCCATTaccagcccagcagcaaggAACCACAGAGCCAGGCCTGCTTGGACAGTAACAAGAGCTCTCTGGTCACCCACCCAGACAAGTGGGCTCATGGCCCAGCCAAAAACATGCTGGGCCCAGTTAAGAAcctcactgcagagagcaagaatggggctgagaagaacctaTCTAGTGGTACCGGGCCGCCACCCAGGGACAGGGTGACCAGCAATGGTCTTGGGAGCAAGATGAAGATCGTCAAGAACAAAAACAAGAATGGGCGTATCGTGATCGTCATGAGCAAGTACATGGAGAATGGGATGCAAGCGGTGAAGATCAAGTCTGGGGAGCCTCCCCGGAAGCGAGCTACAGAGGAGAGGACTTCTAAGAAGGGTGGGGAGGAGAAGTTGGAGTCTTGGAGGAAGCCAGGGGAGGAGAGGGTGGTGGTCAGCAACACcctgagcaaagcagagggtgAGGGCCAACAGCCTGATGTGGAGCTTGAGGAAAGTCCCAGAAAGACTCCCCTGGCCAAGGAGCTGCCCCTTCCTCCGACggagcagcccctgcagctcACCACCAAGCCAGACCTTGTGCCCTGGTCCCTGAGTCCCATCTGCGAGCACAGCCCTTCTTCCATGGGACTGAACCTCTCCAGCCCCGGAGCGCGGAAGCGCTGCTTGTCAGAGCCACACGCAGAGCGGGAGCCAGGCAAGAAGCGCCTGACCTCCCGCAGCATCAGTGCCCCCACCTGCCTCAGCCCCCCAGCCCCGGAGCGGCCAGAGCCGCCCACACCCACCCAGCCGGAGGTCATCCTGCTGGATTCGGACCTGGATGAGCCGATAGACTTGCGCTGTGTGAAACCACGGGAGGAGAGCGAGCCGGCCCTGGCACAGGTGAAGCCAGAggtgccaccagcaccagctgagAAACCAGCAGCCACGGAGcctctgcagccccaggaggttgtggaggaggaggaggaggccgaGTCCCTGCAGGAATTCAAACCCTTCTTTGGGAATATAATTATCACAGATGTGACCGCAAACTGCCTGACCGTGACCTTCAAGGAATACGTGACAGTGTGA